The following coding sequences are from one Nicotiana tabacum cultivar K326 chromosome 1, ASM71507v2, whole genome shotgun sequence window:
- the LOC107762050 gene encoding uncharacterized protein LOC107762050 produces the protein MQSDYEMAGIHQHRNRNQQPQVEQQQQQQQHRFIMENASTSSPFFPINYSHHYPPQQPNPLLQPFTQQFFQYQHLHYRSILEQQQHQDIRLELNAEGENHQVQGVSVPFFPLSFKEDSSSKGEREEDALIRGSEGYCNEARQTSLAVSHCWQNQEDSAIKQPFWKPLCAEFSNGNNNNSNESEKNKQEEDQEMYPDEIHQQQIIKSLEENKCRVVFGELEAIYATNAETNTTATTNIHRMASESVLTAEDLPINNNNNVSFPVATCNDSNQTSGPTAIATTTPGAIDIGSDSASVGEATREDEVHNKRKRRRKAKEGTSITMARFFESLVKKLVNHQEDLQKRFMETIERLDQERKEREETWREQELAKLKKEAAVRAQERTLASNREAALVSYLEKLTGQKINFQHGSEPDKSCNSLVKLNNKRWPQAEVEALIQIRNSLESKFQEAAGPKGVLWEEISNSMASMGFERSARRCKEKWENMHKCRTVKRTKEITREQLDDGNNNIDFVTQGNDTVDDHLGTVNLTEGNKGNSEKDKHGNGESKNGNWKEEMEEIKEGEI, from the exons ATGCAATCAGATTATGAAATGGCTGGGATCCATCAACACAGAAATAGAAACCAACAGCCACAAGTGGagcaacaacagcagcagcaacagcataGATTTATAATGGAAAATGCTTCAACTTCTTCACCATTTTTTCCAATAAACTATAGTCATCACTACCCTCCTCAACAACCAAATCCTCTTCTTCAACCTTTTACTCAACAGTTTTTCCAATACCAACATCTCCATTACAGATCCATTttagaacaacaacaacatcaagaTATAAGGCTAGAGCTCAACGCAGAAGGCGAAAATCATCAAGTTCAAGGTGTTTCAGTCCCATTTTTTCCTTTAAGTTTCAAGGAAGATAGTAGTAGTAaaggagaaagagaagaagaTGCTTTGATTCGTGGGAGTGAGGGATACTGCAACGAGGCTCGACAAACTTCTCTAGCTGTGTCTCATTGTTGGCAAAACCAAGAAGATTCTGCTATTAAACAACCTTTCTG GAAGCCCCTTTGTGCGGAATTTTCAAATGGGAATAACAACAACAGCAATGAAAGTGAAAAGAATAAACAAGAAGAGGATCAAGAAATGTATCCTGACGAAATCCATCAGCAGCAAATTATTAAGAGCTTAGAAGAAAATAAATGTAGAGTTGTATTTGGAGAGTTAGAAGCCATTTATGCTACAAATGCTGAGACTaatactactgctactactaatATTCATCGAATGGCATCTGAATCTGTTCTCACTGCTGAAGATTTACCaattaataataacaataatgtcTCTTTTCCTGTGGCAACTTGCAACGATTCTAATCAAACCAGTGGGCCCACTGCCATTGCTACAACAACTCCTGGTGCAATTGATATTGGATCAGACAGTGCATCAGTTGGAGAAGCAACAAGGGAAGACGAAGTTCATAATAAAaggaagagaaggagaaaagcaAAAGAAGGAACAAGTATTACAATGGCAAGATTTTTCGAATCCTTAGTAAAGAAACTCGTGAACCATCAAGAAGATCTTCAAAAGAGGTTTATGGAAACGATTGAGCGATTGGATCAAGAacgaaaagagagagaagaaactTGGAGGGAGCAAGAATTAGCAAAGCTTAAAAAAGAAGCAGCTGTTAGAGCTCAAGAAAGAACATTGGCTTCAAATAGAGAAGCTGCTCTTGTTTCTTACTTAGAAAAACTCACCGGTCAAAAGATCAATTTTCAACATGGATCAGAACCAGATAAGAGCTGTAATAGCTTGGTAAAGTTGAATAACAAGAGATGGCCACAAGCTGAAGTTGAGGCTTTAATTCAGATTAGAAATAGCTTGGAATCTAAGTTCCAAGAGGCTGCAGGTCCAAAAGGGGTACTTTGGGAAGAGATAAGTAACTCAATGGCTTCAATGGGATTTGAGAGAAGTGCCAGAAGATGTAAAGAGAAGTGGGAGAATATGCATAAATGTCGTACGGTCAAGAGAACAAAAGAAATCACGAGGGAACAGTTAGATGATGGAAATAATAATATTGACTTTGTAACTCAAGGAAATGATACTGTTGATGATCATTTGGGTACTGTCAACCTAACTGAAGGAAACAAAGGGAATAGTGAAAAAGATAAACATGGAAATGGTGAGAGCAAAAATGGAAATTGGAAAGaagaaatggaagaaataaaagaagGTGAGATATGA